In one window of Solanum pennellii chromosome 2, SPENNV200 DNA:
- the LOC107010216 gene encoding uncharacterized protein LOC107010216 isoform X6, whose translation MGSIKRMPENIWSSIRSGVILYDFSRVVEELVFNSLDAGAAKVSVAIGIETCYVKVDDNGSGVSRDGLVLMGEKYATSKYSHSDDMHAFPASFGFKGEALSSISDFSLLEIVTKTHGRPNGYRKVLKGGKCLYLGIDDCRQDVGTTVIVRDVFYNQPVRRKQMHSKYFYPKKVLHALKESLLRIALVHPSVSFKIVDIESEDDLLCTRASPSPLSLLSSEFGIHLSSLNKLNASDGSFKLSGYISDPDVYTVKVLQYFYINSRFVSKGPIHKLLNNTAMSFDRASDIEKRSRSQIYPLFMLNLNCPRSFYDFTLEPSKTSVEFKDWGPVLLFIEDTVANLWTESNSADIPVNHEIRKKRCRAQSCKGTLELLSPLPKKQTRECTVRRDIQSPQNTLWESASAKPDPGSGFLCQIESSSRLVDGSLAHCTVGVNWKSRCSVQPLSSNVSPTEDYFLDNKFSASATSSYKSDCLLGSGWENESQTILAGKSTEDASFKESLELIDSSNMMHERRIPFMRSCSLRRSLIHDGTSFDSDEDVKFGKSDCRTKQNRLEDDYSVEFEVVHDVNRVLHQRPTRGKEIYFEKFSRCKTQSRALQRTKKISGDSEKSSLTKDILDEDDHLMDFFKQTENYRSGLPSFSPELSPLPAYPLLGSRSLDVNPYISENGLGTSVKHEVGVTYNSGNMQCNLLVPAINNMEKEDCLFSNPAKFDLDFYACSKEDLGCIGGLDPWDIYSSGPSEFYYDGDDLSHTHSHGENLTNCLTPRAMLSSWVDGNSHKWNDAGSRGNTDKLIRKKSRSHSAPPFYQGKKKFFATSESSKTAAGNNIIKTVHDVPLMPETRAVRRLGDSTEALCSELPQQSSHQCDQSSTPSCGDGVYSDERLSVKMKLVDIWNSRLQTQGECISTRYGELKEEFAPTKETQSILDSGTKWRDFCPEITSGTGTKSRKNQDTVLNVTSGILHFLGDSLVPNTIDRNCLCGAKVLQQVDKKFIPIVGGTTLAIIDQTSEFVWKNCVRRFYLDKKEQQPILIPSKNWSCLKLVINYYTIMLTKFKTGVGSATFILKLQNHLPAGT comes from the exons CGACGTCAAAATACAGCCATTCAGATGATATGCATGCTTTCCCAGCAAGCTTTGGCTTTAAAGGAGAGGCTCTGAGCTCTATTTCTGACTTTTCTTTGTTGGAAATTGTTACTAAAACTCATGGGAGGCCAAATGGATATCGGAAAGTTTTGAAG GGCGGCAAGTGTTTGTACCTTGGAATTGACGATTGTAGACAAGATGTTGGTACAACAG tCATTGTTCGTGATGTATTTTACAACCAACCAGTTCGAAGGAAGCAAATGCACTCCAAGTACTTCTA CCCAAAGAAGGTGTTGCATGCTCTGAAAGAGTCTCTGCTAAGAATCGCCCTTGTTCATCCCAGTGTCTCCTTTAAAATTGTTGATATTGAAAG TGAGGATGACCTGCTTTGCACTCGTGCTTCTCCTTCTCCATTGTCGCTATTGTCCAGTGAGTTTGGAATTCATCTGAGTTCCCTTAACAAATTGAATGCAAGTGATGGTTCATTCAAGCTCTCAGGATACATTTCAGATCCTGATGTTTACACAGTGAAG GTCCTTCAATATTTCT ATATCAATTCAAGATTTGTTTCCAAAGGACCAATACATAAATTACTTAATAACACAGCTATGAGTTTTGACAGAGCTTCTGACATTGAGAAGCGAAGTAGATCTCAGATATATCCTCTGTTTATGCTGAACCTAAACTGTCCAAgatctttttatgattttactTTGGAGCCTTCAAAGACCTCTGTGGAATTTAAG GATTGGGGCCCTGTCCTTCTCTTTATTGAGGATACTGTTGCGAATCTCTGGACTGAAAGTAACTCTGCTG ATATACCTGTGAATCATGAGATCAGGAAAAAGAGGTGCAGGGCTCAGAGTTGCAAAGGTACACTTGAACTTCTTTCCCCGCTGCCAAAGAAACAGACCAGAGAGTGCACTGTCAGGAGAGATATTCAATCTCCGCAGAATACTCTGTGGGAAAGTGCTTCTGCGAAACCTGATCCTGGGTCCGGGTTCCTCTGTCAGATTGAAAGTTCAAGTCGGTTAGTTGATGGATCTCTTGCTCATTGCACAGTTGGTGTAAACTGGAAATCCAGATGCTCTGTGCAACCCCTTTCATCTAATGTTTCACCTACAGAGGATTATTTCCTGGATAACAAATTCAGTGCTTCAGCTACCTCCAGTTATAAATCAGACTGCCTGCTAGGTTCAGGATGGGAGAACGAGTCTCAAACAATTTTAGCTGGCAAATCAACAGAGGATGCCTCATTTAAGGAGTCTCTTGAACTTATTGACAGTTCAAATATGATGCATGAGAGAAGAATACCATTCATGCGTAGCTGTTCTTTGCGCAGAAGCCTGATACATGATGGAACATCTTTTGATAGTGATGAAGACGTTAAGTTTGGAAAAAGTGACTGCAGAACTAAACAAAATCGCCTTGAAGATGATTATAGTGTTGAATTTGAAGTTGTTCATGATGTTAACCGGGTCTTACATCAAAGGCCTACTAGAGGCAAggaaatatattttgagaaGTTCTCCAGGTGCAAAACACAGAGCAGGGCATTGCAGcggacaaaaaaaatttcaggTGATTCAGAAAAGTCTTCTTTAACCAAGGACATTCTAGATGAAGATGATCATCTTATGGACTTCTTTAAACAGACTGAAAACTATCGTTCTGGCCTACCATCTTTTAGTCCAGAACTATCTCCTCTGCCAGCATATCCTTTGCTCGGGAGCAGATCTCTAGATGTTAATCCTTACATCTCTGAAAATGGGCTTGGAACTTCTGTTAAACATGAAGTTGGTGTCACGTATAATTCTGGAAACATGCAATGTAATCTCTTGGTTCCAGCCATAAATAATATGGAAAAAGAGGACTGCTTGTTTTCAAATCCTGCAAAGTTTGATCTTGATTTTTATGCTTGTTCTAAAGAGGATTTGGGCTGTATAGGGGGACTTGATCCGTGGGACATTTATAGTTCAGGTCCTTCTGAATTCTATTATGATGGAGATGATTTGTCACATACACATTCTCATGGTGAAAATCTTACTAATTGTTTGACACCACGAGCTATGCTCTCCTCTTGGGTGGATGGGAATTCGCATAAATGGAATGATGCTGGGAGTCGAGGTAACACAGATAAGCTTATAAGGAAGAAGAGTAGAAGTCATTCAGCTCCTCCATTTTATCAAGGCAAGAAGAAGTTTTTTGCCACGAGCGAGTCTTCAAAAACGGCAGCAGGAAATAACATTATTAAGACTGTTCATGATGTGCCACTCATGCCAG AAACTAGAGCAGTAAGAAGACTGGGGGATTCTACAGAAGCTCTCTGCTCGGAGCTTCCACAGCAGTCATCCCATCAATGTGATCAATCTTCCACCCCAAGTTGTGGTGATGGTGTTTATTCTGATGAAAG GCTAAGTGTTAAAATGAAACTTGTTGACATCTGGAATAGCAGATTACAAACTCAAGGAGAGTGCATAAGTACACGCTATGGGGAGTTAAAAGAAG AATTTGCACCAACAAAAGAAACTCAAAGTATCTTAGATTCTGGGACAAAATGGAGGGACTTCTGTCCAGAGATTACA AGCGGCACTGGAACAAAGAGTCGTAAGAATCAGGATACTGTACTCAATGTCACTTCTGGCATATTGCATTTTCTTGGTGATTCATTGGTTCCTAATACCATTGATAGAAACTGCCTGTGTGGTGCCAAAGTACTCCAACAGGTTGATAAGAAGTTTATTCCGATTGTGGGCGGCACAACACTTGCTATAATTGATCAG ACGAGCGAATTCGTTTGGAAGAACTGCGTGAGAAG GTTCTATCTGGacaaaaaagaacaacaacCTATCTTGATTCCGAGCAAGAATTG GTCATGCCTGAAATTGGTTATCAATTATTACACAATTATGCTGACCAAATTCAAAACTGGGGTTGGATCTGCAACATTCATTCTGAAGCTTCAAAATCATTTACCAG CAGGAACTTGA
- the LOC107010216 gene encoding DNA mismatch repair protein MLH3 isoform X4, with product MGSIKRMPENIWSSIRSGVILYDFSRVVEELVFNSLDAGAAKVSVAIGIETCYVKVDDNGSGVSRDGLVLMGEKYATSKYSHSDDMHAFPASFGFKGEALSSISDFSLLEIVTKTHGRPNGYRKVLKGGKCLYLGIDDCRQDVGTTVIVRDVFYNQPVRRKQMHSKYFYPKKVLHALKESLLRIALVHPSVSFKIVDIESEDDLLCTRASPSPLSLLSSEFGIHLSSLNKLNASDGSFKLSGYISDPDVYTVKVLQYFYINSRFVSKGPIHKLLNNTAMSFDRASDIEKRSRSQIYPLFMLNLNCPRSFYDFTLEPSKTSVEFKDWGPVLLFIEDTVANLWTESNSADIPVNHEIRKKRCRAQSCKGTLELLSPLPKKQTRECTVRRDIQSPQNTLWESASAKPDPGSGFLCQIESSSRLVDGSLAHCTVGVNWKSRCSVQPLSSNVSPTEDYFLDNKFSASATSSYKSDCLLGSGWENESQTILAGKSTEDASFKESLELIDSSNMMHERRIPFMRSCSLRRSLIHDGTSFDSDEDVKFGKSDCRTKQNRLEDDYSVEFEVVHDVNRVLHQRPTRGKEIYFEKFSRCKTQSRALQRTKKISGDSEKSSLTKDILDEDDHLMDFFKQTENYRSGLPSFSPELSPLPAYPLLGSRSLDVNPYISENGLGTSVKHEVGVTYNSGNMQCNLLVPAINNMEKEDCLFSNPAKFDLDFYACSKEDLGCIGGLDPWDIYSSGPSEFYYDGDDLSHTHSHGENLTNCLTPRAMLSSWVDGNSHKWNDAGSRGNTDKLIRKKSRSHSAPPFYQGKKKFFATSESSKTAAGNNIIKTVHDVPLMPETRAVRRLGDSTEALCSELPQQSSHQCDQSSTPSCGDGVYSDERLSVKMKLVDIWNSRLQTQGECISTRYGELKEEFAPTKETQSILDSGTKWRDFCPEITSGTGTKSRKNQDTVLNVTSGILHFLGDSLVPNTIDRNCLCGAKVLQQVDKKFIPIVGGTTLAIIDQHAADERIRLEELREKVLSGQKRTTTYLDSEQELVMPEIGYQLLHNYADQIQNWGWICNIHSEASKSFTSRNLNLIHKQQTSVRLLAD from the exons CGACGTCAAAATACAGCCATTCAGATGATATGCATGCTTTCCCAGCAAGCTTTGGCTTTAAAGGAGAGGCTCTGAGCTCTATTTCTGACTTTTCTTTGTTGGAAATTGTTACTAAAACTCATGGGAGGCCAAATGGATATCGGAAAGTTTTGAAG GGCGGCAAGTGTTTGTACCTTGGAATTGACGATTGTAGACAAGATGTTGGTACAACAG tCATTGTTCGTGATGTATTTTACAACCAACCAGTTCGAAGGAAGCAAATGCACTCCAAGTACTTCTA CCCAAAGAAGGTGTTGCATGCTCTGAAAGAGTCTCTGCTAAGAATCGCCCTTGTTCATCCCAGTGTCTCCTTTAAAATTGTTGATATTGAAAG TGAGGATGACCTGCTTTGCACTCGTGCTTCTCCTTCTCCATTGTCGCTATTGTCCAGTGAGTTTGGAATTCATCTGAGTTCCCTTAACAAATTGAATGCAAGTGATGGTTCATTCAAGCTCTCAGGATACATTTCAGATCCTGATGTTTACACAGTGAAG GTCCTTCAATATTTCT ATATCAATTCAAGATTTGTTTCCAAAGGACCAATACATAAATTACTTAATAACACAGCTATGAGTTTTGACAGAGCTTCTGACATTGAGAAGCGAAGTAGATCTCAGATATATCCTCTGTTTATGCTGAACCTAAACTGTCCAAgatctttttatgattttactTTGGAGCCTTCAAAGACCTCTGTGGAATTTAAG GATTGGGGCCCTGTCCTTCTCTTTATTGAGGATACTGTTGCGAATCTCTGGACTGAAAGTAACTCTGCTG ATATACCTGTGAATCATGAGATCAGGAAAAAGAGGTGCAGGGCTCAGAGTTGCAAAGGTACACTTGAACTTCTTTCCCCGCTGCCAAAGAAACAGACCAGAGAGTGCACTGTCAGGAGAGATATTCAATCTCCGCAGAATACTCTGTGGGAAAGTGCTTCTGCGAAACCTGATCCTGGGTCCGGGTTCCTCTGTCAGATTGAAAGTTCAAGTCGGTTAGTTGATGGATCTCTTGCTCATTGCACAGTTGGTGTAAACTGGAAATCCAGATGCTCTGTGCAACCCCTTTCATCTAATGTTTCACCTACAGAGGATTATTTCCTGGATAACAAATTCAGTGCTTCAGCTACCTCCAGTTATAAATCAGACTGCCTGCTAGGTTCAGGATGGGAGAACGAGTCTCAAACAATTTTAGCTGGCAAATCAACAGAGGATGCCTCATTTAAGGAGTCTCTTGAACTTATTGACAGTTCAAATATGATGCATGAGAGAAGAATACCATTCATGCGTAGCTGTTCTTTGCGCAGAAGCCTGATACATGATGGAACATCTTTTGATAGTGATGAAGACGTTAAGTTTGGAAAAAGTGACTGCAGAACTAAACAAAATCGCCTTGAAGATGATTATAGTGTTGAATTTGAAGTTGTTCATGATGTTAACCGGGTCTTACATCAAAGGCCTACTAGAGGCAAggaaatatattttgagaaGTTCTCCAGGTGCAAAACACAGAGCAGGGCATTGCAGcggacaaaaaaaatttcaggTGATTCAGAAAAGTCTTCTTTAACCAAGGACATTCTAGATGAAGATGATCATCTTATGGACTTCTTTAAACAGACTGAAAACTATCGTTCTGGCCTACCATCTTTTAGTCCAGAACTATCTCCTCTGCCAGCATATCCTTTGCTCGGGAGCAGATCTCTAGATGTTAATCCTTACATCTCTGAAAATGGGCTTGGAACTTCTGTTAAACATGAAGTTGGTGTCACGTATAATTCTGGAAACATGCAATGTAATCTCTTGGTTCCAGCCATAAATAATATGGAAAAAGAGGACTGCTTGTTTTCAAATCCTGCAAAGTTTGATCTTGATTTTTATGCTTGTTCTAAAGAGGATTTGGGCTGTATAGGGGGACTTGATCCGTGGGACATTTATAGTTCAGGTCCTTCTGAATTCTATTATGATGGAGATGATTTGTCACATACACATTCTCATGGTGAAAATCTTACTAATTGTTTGACACCACGAGCTATGCTCTCCTCTTGGGTGGATGGGAATTCGCATAAATGGAATGATGCTGGGAGTCGAGGTAACACAGATAAGCTTATAAGGAAGAAGAGTAGAAGTCATTCAGCTCCTCCATTTTATCAAGGCAAGAAGAAGTTTTTTGCCACGAGCGAGTCTTCAAAAACGGCAGCAGGAAATAACATTATTAAGACTGTTCATGATGTGCCACTCATGCCAG AAACTAGAGCAGTAAGAAGACTGGGGGATTCTACAGAAGCTCTCTGCTCGGAGCTTCCACAGCAGTCATCCCATCAATGTGATCAATCTTCCACCCCAAGTTGTGGTGATGGTGTTTATTCTGATGAAAG GCTAAGTGTTAAAATGAAACTTGTTGACATCTGGAATAGCAGATTACAAACTCAAGGAGAGTGCATAAGTACACGCTATGGGGAGTTAAAAGAAG AATTTGCACCAACAAAAGAAACTCAAAGTATCTTAGATTCTGGGACAAAATGGAGGGACTTCTGTCCAGAGATTACA AGCGGCACTGGAACAAAGAGTCGTAAGAATCAGGATACTGTACTCAATGTCACTTCTGGCATATTGCATTTTCTTGGTGATTCATTGGTTCCTAATACCATTGATAGAAACTGCCTGTGTGGTGCCAAAGTACTCCAACAGGTTGATAAGAAGTTTATTCCGATTGTGGGCGGCACAACACTTGCTATAATTGATCAG CATGCTGCAGACGAGCGAATTCGTTTGGAAGAACTGCGTGAGAAG GTTCTATCTGGacaaaaaagaacaacaacCTATCTTGATTCCGAGCAAGAATTG GTCATGCCTGAAATTGGTTATCAATTATTACACAATTATGCTGACCAAATTCAAAACTGGGGTTGGATCTGCAACATTCATTCTGAAGCTTCAAAATCATTTACCAG CAGGAACTTGAATCTGATTCACAAGCAGCAAACATCTGTCAGACTTCTTGCG GATTAG
- the LOC107010216 gene encoding DNA mismatch repair protein MLH3 isoform X1, producing the protein MGSIKRMPENIWSSIRSGVILYDFSRVVEELVFNSLDAGAAKVSVAIGIETCYVKVDDNGSGVSRDGLVLMGEKYATSKYSHSDDMHAFPASFGFKGEALSSISDFSLLEIVTKTHGRPNGYRKVLKGGKCLYLGIDDCRQDVGTTVIVRDVFYNQPVRRKQMHSKYFYPKKVLHALKESLLRIALVHPSVSFKIVDIESEDDLLCTRASPSPLSLLSSEFGIHLSSLNKLNASDGSFKLSGYISDPDVYTVKVLQYFYINSRFVSKGPIHKLLNNTAMSFDRASDIEKRSRSQIYPLFMLNLNCPRSFYDFTLEPSKTSVEFKDWGPVLLFIEDTVANLWTESNSADIPVNHEIRKKRCRAQSCKGTLELLSPLPKKQTRECTVRRDIQSPQNTLWESASAKPDPGSGFLCQIESSSRLVDGSLAHCTVGVNWKSRCSVQPLSSNVSPTEDYFLDNKFSASATSSYKSDCLLGSGWENESQTILAGKSTEDASFKESLELIDSSNMMHERRIPFMRSCSLRRSLIHDGTSFDSDEDVKFGKSDCRTKQNRLEDDYSVEFEVVHDVNRVLHQRPTRGKEIYFEKFSRCKTQSRALQRTKKISGDSEKSSLTKDILDEDDHLMDFFKQTENYRSGLPSFSPELSPLPAYPLLGSRSLDVNPYISENGLGTSVKHEVGVTYNSGNMQCNLLVPAINNMEKEDCLFSNPAKFDLDFYACSKEDLGCIGGLDPWDIYSSGPSEFYYDGDDLSHTHSHGENLTNCLTPRAMLSSWVDGNSHKWNDAGSRGNTDKLIRKKSRSHSAPPFYQGKKKFFATSESSKTAAGNNIIKTVHDVPLMPETRAVRRLGDSTEALCSELPQQSSHQCDQSSTPSCGDGVYSDERLSVKMKLVDIWNSRLQTQGECISTRYGELKEEFAPTKETQSILDSGTKWRDFCPEITSGTGTKSRKNQDTVLNVTSGILHFLGDSLVPNTIDRNCLCGAKVLQQVDKKFIPIVGGTTLAIIDQHAADERIRLEELREKVLSGQKRTTTYLDSEQELVMPEIGYQLLHNYADQIQNWGWICNIHSEASKSFTRNLNLIHKQQTSVRLLAVPCILGVNLTDVDLLEFLQQLADTDGSSIVPPSVNRILNNKACRSAIMFGDALLPSECSLIVEELKQTSLCFQCAHGRPTTVPLVNLGSLHEQIAKLGSWSKGSSEAWHGLHRHAINLERAAKRLRSAVS; encoded by the exons CGACGTCAAAATACAGCCATTCAGATGATATGCATGCTTTCCCAGCAAGCTTTGGCTTTAAAGGAGAGGCTCTGAGCTCTATTTCTGACTTTTCTTTGTTGGAAATTGTTACTAAAACTCATGGGAGGCCAAATGGATATCGGAAAGTTTTGAAG GGCGGCAAGTGTTTGTACCTTGGAATTGACGATTGTAGACAAGATGTTGGTACAACAG tCATTGTTCGTGATGTATTTTACAACCAACCAGTTCGAAGGAAGCAAATGCACTCCAAGTACTTCTA CCCAAAGAAGGTGTTGCATGCTCTGAAAGAGTCTCTGCTAAGAATCGCCCTTGTTCATCCCAGTGTCTCCTTTAAAATTGTTGATATTGAAAG TGAGGATGACCTGCTTTGCACTCGTGCTTCTCCTTCTCCATTGTCGCTATTGTCCAGTGAGTTTGGAATTCATCTGAGTTCCCTTAACAAATTGAATGCAAGTGATGGTTCATTCAAGCTCTCAGGATACATTTCAGATCCTGATGTTTACACAGTGAAG GTCCTTCAATATTTCT ATATCAATTCAAGATTTGTTTCCAAAGGACCAATACATAAATTACTTAATAACACAGCTATGAGTTTTGACAGAGCTTCTGACATTGAGAAGCGAAGTAGATCTCAGATATATCCTCTGTTTATGCTGAACCTAAACTGTCCAAgatctttttatgattttactTTGGAGCCTTCAAAGACCTCTGTGGAATTTAAG GATTGGGGCCCTGTCCTTCTCTTTATTGAGGATACTGTTGCGAATCTCTGGACTGAAAGTAACTCTGCTG ATATACCTGTGAATCATGAGATCAGGAAAAAGAGGTGCAGGGCTCAGAGTTGCAAAGGTACACTTGAACTTCTTTCCCCGCTGCCAAAGAAACAGACCAGAGAGTGCACTGTCAGGAGAGATATTCAATCTCCGCAGAATACTCTGTGGGAAAGTGCTTCTGCGAAACCTGATCCTGGGTCCGGGTTCCTCTGTCAGATTGAAAGTTCAAGTCGGTTAGTTGATGGATCTCTTGCTCATTGCACAGTTGGTGTAAACTGGAAATCCAGATGCTCTGTGCAACCCCTTTCATCTAATGTTTCACCTACAGAGGATTATTTCCTGGATAACAAATTCAGTGCTTCAGCTACCTCCAGTTATAAATCAGACTGCCTGCTAGGTTCAGGATGGGAGAACGAGTCTCAAACAATTTTAGCTGGCAAATCAACAGAGGATGCCTCATTTAAGGAGTCTCTTGAACTTATTGACAGTTCAAATATGATGCATGAGAGAAGAATACCATTCATGCGTAGCTGTTCTTTGCGCAGAAGCCTGATACATGATGGAACATCTTTTGATAGTGATGAAGACGTTAAGTTTGGAAAAAGTGACTGCAGAACTAAACAAAATCGCCTTGAAGATGATTATAGTGTTGAATTTGAAGTTGTTCATGATGTTAACCGGGTCTTACATCAAAGGCCTACTAGAGGCAAggaaatatattttgagaaGTTCTCCAGGTGCAAAACACAGAGCAGGGCATTGCAGcggacaaaaaaaatttcaggTGATTCAGAAAAGTCTTCTTTAACCAAGGACATTCTAGATGAAGATGATCATCTTATGGACTTCTTTAAACAGACTGAAAACTATCGTTCTGGCCTACCATCTTTTAGTCCAGAACTATCTCCTCTGCCAGCATATCCTTTGCTCGGGAGCAGATCTCTAGATGTTAATCCTTACATCTCTGAAAATGGGCTTGGAACTTCTGTTAAACATGAAGTTGGTGTCACGTATAATTCTGGAAACATGCAATGTAATCTCTTGGTTCCAGCCATAAATAATATGGAAAAAGAGGACTGCTTGTTTTCAAATCCTGCAAAGTTTGATCTTGATTTTTATGCTTGTTCTAAAGAGGATTTGGGCTGTATAGGGGGACTTGATCCGTGGGACATTTATAGTTCAGGTCCTTCTGAATTCTATTATGATGGAGATGATTTGTCACATACACATTCTCATGGTGAAAATCTTACTAATTGTTTGACACCACGAGCTATGCTCTCCTCTTGGGTGGATGGGAATTCGCATAAATGGAATGATGCTGGGAGTCGAGGTAACACAGATAAGCTTATAAGGAAGAAGAGTAGAAGTCATTCAGCTCCTCCATTTTATCAAGGCAAGAAGAAGTTTTTTGCCACGAGCGAGTCTTCAAAAACGGCAGCAGGAAATAACATTATTAAGACTGTTCATGATGTGCCACTCATGCCAG AAACTAGAGCAGTAAGAAGACTGGGGGATTCTACAGAAGCTCTCTGCTCGGAGCTTCCACAGCAGTCATCCCATCAATGTGATCAATCTTCCACCCCAAGTTGTGGTGATGGTGTTTATTCTGATGAAAG GCTAAGTGTTAAAATGAAACTTGTTGACATCTGGAATAGCAGATTACAAACTCAAGGAGAGTGCATAAGTACACGCTATGGGGAGTTAAAAGAAG AATTTGCACCAACAAAAGAAACTCAAAGTATCTTAGATTCTGGGACAAAATGGAGGGACTTCTGTCCAGAGATTACA AGCGGCACTGGAACAAAGAGTCGTAAGAATCAGGATACTGTACTCAATGTCACTTCTGGCATATTGCATTTTCTTGGTGATTCATTGGTTCCTAATACCATTGATAGAAACTGCCTGTGTGGTGCCAAAGTACTCCAACAGGTTGATAAGAAGTTTATTCCGATTGTGGGCGGCACAACACTTGCTATAATTGATCAG CATGCTGCAGACGAGCGAATTCGTTTGGAAGAACTGCGTGAGAAG GTTCTATCTGGacaaaaaagaacaacaacCTATCTTGATTCCGAGCAAGAATTG GTCATGCCTGAAATTGGTTATCAATTATTACACAATTATGCTGACCAAATTCAAAACTGGGGTTGGATCTGCAACATTCATTCTGAAGCTTCAAAATCATTTACCAG GAACTTGAATCTGATTCACAAGCAGCAAACATCTGTCAGACTTCTTGCG GTTCCCTGTATTCTGGGTGTTAATCTAACAGATGTGGATCTGTTAGAATTTCTTCAACAG CTTGCTGACACAGATGGATCATCAATAGTACCTCCATCAGTGAATCGTATCCTGAATAACAAGGCTTGCAGGA GTGCAATTATGTTTGGAGATGCATTGTTGCCTTCAGAGTGTTCTCTCATTGTTGAGGAGTTGAAGCAGACTTCATTGTGTTTTCAA TGTGCTCATGGGCGGCCGACTACTGTACCTCTTGTCAACTTGGGTTCTCTGCATGAGCAGATTGCTAAGTTAGGTTCATGGAGTAAGGGTTCCTCCGAGGCATGGCATGGATTACATCGGCATGCAATCAACCTAGAACGTGCAGCAAAGCGACTAAGATCAGCCGTATCCTAG